In Candidatus Paceibacterota bacterium, a genomic segment contains:
- a CDS encoding thioredoxin domain-containing protein, translating to MEENNKTWIAGAIIAGALIIAGAVIYTQNPNTDEQKAQVGGAGEENGAAQVSGENPYEKTPDINQEDHILGNPQAPVTIITYSDIECPFCKQFHGTMTEIMNTYGKEGKVKWVYRHLPLEALHPTAKKEAEATECAAELGGNEMFFKYLEALVNNTTAISESNADSEILEIADTFKIDKTKFSECLTSGRYSDKISKNITDAFALGIQGTPYSVVVSPNGERSEIPGALPLEQVKQEIDSALAK from the coding sequence ATGGAAGAAAACAACAAAACATGGATAGCGGGAGCCATAATTGCCGGAGCGCTAATAATAGCGGGGGCGGTAATTTACACCCAAAATCCAAACACTGATGAGCAAAAAGCTCAGGTGGGAGGAGCAGGAGAAGAAAACGGCGCAGCGCAAGTCAGCGGCGAAAACCCTTATGAAAAAACTCCGGACATAAACCAAGAGGATCACATTTTGGGAAATCCTCAGGCGCCCGTTACAATAATCACTTATTCGGATATTGAATGTCCTTTCTGCAAACAATTCCACGGAACAATGACGGAAATAATGAATACTTACGGCAAAGAAGGAAAAGTAAAATGGGTGTACAGACACTTGCCTCTTGAAGCCCTTCACCCGACAGCGAAAAAAGAAGCCGAAGCAACAGAGTGCGCAGCCGAGCTTGGAGGAAATGAAATGTTTTTCAAATACCTTGAAGCGCTCGTAAATAACACGACGGCAATAAGCGAATCAAACGCCGACTCGGAAATTTTGGAAATCGCGGACACTTTCAAAATAGACAAGACAAAATTCAGCGAATGTCTGACCTCCGGCAGATACTCGGACAAAATCTCAAAAAATATAACCGACGCTTTCGCCCTTGGAATACAGGGAACTCCTTACAGCGTCGTGGTTTCTCCAAACGGAGAAAGAAGTGAAATCCCCGGAGCCCTTCCGCTTGAACAAGTAAAACAGGAAATAGACAGCGCTCTGGCTAAATAA
- a CDS encoding FAD-dependent oxidoreductase encodes MFYDLIIIGADMAGLTAAVYAGRKKLNTAVITAKIGGQTLMTSAIENFPGFIKISGAEIVSLLKKQVEKTGVPVVEEEVVFLTKEEGEKFLVKTKDGEYFAKTVIVASGAKWRKLNIPGEEKFIGRGVSFCSICDAPFFEGKDVAVVGGGNSGFDSAFDLLKYASKIYVLEISENFAGDKATFEKLKESGKVEFINFAKALEIKGGENVESVCYEDVSKNEKKEISVGGVFVNIGLNANSSFAEGFLELNSQKEIIIDPRTNASSVEGVFAAGDVADNKYKQAVIAAGDGARAVLSAYEYLKRKGFFE; translated from the coding sequence ATGTTTTACGATTTGATTATTATCGGGGCGGATATGGCGGGGCTTACTGCGGCGGTTTACGCCGGCCGTAAAAAATTAAACACGGCCGTAATCACCGCCAAAATCGGCGGCCAGACTTTGATGACCTCGGCAATAGAAAATTTTCCTGGATTTATTAAAATTTCCGGAGCGGAAATAGTTTCTCTTTTAAAGAAACAAGTTGAAAAAACGGGAGTGCCTGTCGTGGAAGAAGAAGTCGTTTTTCTTACAAAAGAGGAGGGAGAAAAATTTTTGGTAAAAACAAAAGACGGAGAATATTTTGCGAAAACCGTCATCGTGGCGTCCGGGGCAAAATGGAGAAAACTCAATATTCCGGGCGAAGAAAAATTTATAGGCAGAGGCGTAAGTTTTTGTTCAATATGCGACGCGCCGTTTTTTGAAGGCAAAGACGTCGCCGTAGTCGGCGGAGGAAATTCCGGTTTTGACAGCGCCTTTGACCTTTTAAAATACGCTTCAAAAATATATGTTTTGGAAATAAGCGAAAATTTTGCCGGGGACAAAGCGACATTTGAAAAATTAAAAGAAAGCGGCAAAGTTGAATTTATAAATTTCGCGAAGGCTCTTGAAATAAAAGGAGGAGAAAACGTTGAATCTGTTTGCTATGAAGATGTTTCAAAAAACGAGAAAAAAGAAATCAGCGTCGGCGGAGTTTTCGTAAACATCGGGCTTAACGCGAACTCTTCTTTCGCTGAAGGATTTTTGGAATTGAACAGCCAGAAAGAAATTATTATTGACCCGAGAACCAATGCTTCTTCGGTTGAAGGTGTTTTTGCCGCCGGAGACGTGGCGGATAACAAATATAAGCAGGCTGTTATCGCCGCCGGAGACGGAGCAAGGGCGGTTTTGTCGGCATATGAATATTTGAAAAGGAAGGGATTTTTTGAATAA
- a CDS encoding phosphoglycerate kinase: MKLPDLKKADLKNKRVLVRVDFNVEFSEGGGIKEKYRIETAKKTIDFILSKKGTRLALLSHLGRPEGREEKFSLEKIYKDTGRILGMNLIFVPECFGGEVKKALDNLKPGEALMLENIRFFSEESENDKNFAGKIAENFDAYVNEAFGASHRLHSSVAAITDFLPSYAGFNLQKETDELGAAREKFNRPAVAIIGGAKIETKLPVISFLEKKYDWVLVGGRLGIEAEKQKIIFGANVILAEDYLKDGLDIGPKTIEKFKEKIKDAKTIIWNGPLGKFEDPNFAFGTEQILEAVWQNKEAKKIAGGGETVQVLEEHGVLENFDFVSTGGGAMLEFLAKGDLPALEELRDNY, translated from the coding sequence ATGAAATTGCCCGATTTGAAAAAAGCCGATTTGAAAAATAAGCGCGTTCTGGTTCGCGTTGATTTTAACGTGGAATTTTCCGAAGGCGGCGGCATAAAAGAAAAATACAGAATAGAAACGGCAAAAAAAACGATTGATTTTATTTTGTCAAAAAAGGGAACCCGTCTCGCCCTTCTGTCTCATCTTGGCAGGCCGGAAGGCCGTGAGGAAAAATTTTCCCTGGAGAAAATTTACAAAGACACGGGAAGGATTTTGGGAATGAACCTTATTTTCGTTCCGGAGTGCTTTGGCGGTGAAGTAAAAAAAGCGTTGGATAATCTGAAGCCCGGGGAAGCGCTTATGCTTGAAAATATCCGGTTTTTTTCCGAAGAAAGCGAAAATGACAAGAATTTTGCCGGAAAAATCGCGGAAAATTTTGACGCGTACGTAAACGAAGCGTTTGGCGCCAGCCATCGTCTTCACTCTTCCGTGGCGGCTATAACCGATTTTTTGCCTTCTTACGCGGGTTTTAACCTGCAAAAAGAAACGGATGAACTTGGCGCCGCGCGCGAAAAATTTAATCGTCCCGCGGTCGCGATTATCGGCGGAGCGAAAATAGAAACCAAACTGCCGGTGATTTCTTTTCTTGAAAAAAAATATGACTGGGTTTTGGTGGGAGGCCGGCTTGGAATTGAAGCCGAGAAACAGAAAATTATTTTTGGAGCAAATGTGATTTTGGCCGAAGATTACCTCAAAGACGGGTTGGACATCGGGCCCAAAACAATAGAAAAATTTAAAGAAAAAATAAAGGACGCGAAAACAATAATATGGAACGGACCTTTGGGAAAGTTTGAAGACCCGAATTTCGCGTTCGGCACGGAACAAATTCTTGAAGCCGTCTGGCAGAATAAAGAAGCGAAAAAAATCGCGGGCGGAGGAGAAACGGTTCAGGTTCTTGAAGAACACGGGGTTTTGGAAAATTTTGATTTCGTTTCAACCGGAGGAGGCGCAATGCTTGAATTTTTGGCGAAAGGCGATTTGCCGGCGCTGGAAGAGCTGAGGGATAATTATTAA
- the tpiA gene encoding triose-phosphate isomerase, whose translation MKNLIVANWKMNPDSAEDAEYLFDGILKSAPKLKNTEIIICPPFAYLDRLSQKSKIKNGKVKTYLGAQDVFWENKGAFTGEISPKMLKKIGANYVIIGHSERRKNFVETDEMINKKIKAALKSGLKVIFCVGEFERDEKGEYLKFVKNEVLEGLKGIPRALTKNLTLAYEPVWAISSNKGARPDTPEELLQMIIYIRRILFFRFGRKIYKDTPVLYGGSVDENNAKNFIEKGQAQGLLVGRASLSAKSFVELLKSIN comes from the coding sequence ATGAAAAATTTGATAGTTGCCAATTGGAAAATGAACCCTGATTCGGCGGAAGATGCGGAATATCTTTTTGACGGAATATTAAAATCGGCGCCGAAATTGAAAAATACGGAAATTATTATTTGTCCTCCTTTTGCGTATTTGGACCGGCTTTCTCAAAAATCAAAAATTAAAAACGGCAAAGTAAAAACCTATTTGGGGGCTCAGGATGTTTTTTGGGAAAACAAAGGAGCTTTCACCGGAGAAATTTCTCCGAAAATGCTTAAAAAAATCGGAGCAAATTATGTTATTATCGGACATTCTGAAAGGCGGAAAAATTTTGTCGAAACCGATGAAATGATAAATAAAAAAATAAAAGCCGCGTTAAAGTCCGGTTTGAAAGTCATTTTTTGCGTCGGGGAATTTGAAAGAGATGAAAAAGGGGAGTACCTAAAATTTGTAAAAAACGAAGTCCTTGAAGGGTTAAAAGGAATTCCACGGGCGCTTACGAAGAACTTAACGCTCGCTTACGAGCCGGTTTGGGCGATAAGCTCCAATAAAGGGGCGAGACCGGACACCCCCGAAGAACTTTTACAGATGATAATTTATATCCGGAGAATTTTATTTTTCAGATTTGGCAGAAAAATTTACAAAGACACTCCTGTTTTGTACGGCGGTTCCGTTGACGAAAACAACGCCAAAAATTTTATTGAGAAAGGCCAGGCCCAAGGACTTTTGGTTGGCAGGGCGAGTTTGTCGGCAAAAAGTTTCGTGGAGCTGTTAAAAAGTATCAACTGA
- a CDS encoding galactose-1-phosphate uridylyltransferase has protein sequence MQKKETGNEHVQRAEFRKDLVSGDWILIANTARGKRPELLKQKVAESKDDKSKCPFEDPQKSGNPIPLLWFPSPDTPPAEWEDFNSWFVQVIPNKYPLLYHEGKCPDIEEKEGRLTLGAVGYHEVIITRDHEKTLADMSIEEIVLVLKAYKERYRVLAKDPCMKFILIFHNHGEAAGASLAHPHSQLVGMPIIDPDVSSSLKGSAEFFKENKKCVHCVMIEQEMKDGERVLRKNDHFITVVPFAPRVSYETRIYPLEHASRFEDLDKDLFIPLAEALKDALTRLNKALGNPDYNFFIHTSPVGKEGDYGHYHWHIEILPRGFKWAGLELGSGVEVVAVSPEIAADHLKEVLQ, from the coding sequence ATGCAAAAAAAAGAAACAGGAAACGAACATGTTCAGCGGGCGGAATTCAGAAAAGACCTGGTAAGCGGCGATTGGATATTAATCGCCAATACGGCAAGAGGGAAAAGACCCGAACTGCTAAAACAGAAAGTTGCGGAATCAAAAGACGATAAAAGCAAATGCCCTTTTGAAGACCCTCAAAAAAGCGGAAACCCCATCCCGCTTCTTTGGTTTCCTTCACCAGATACTCCTCCGGCCGAATGGGAAGATTTTAATTCCTGGTTCGTACAGGTGATACCGAATAAATATCCGCTGCTTTATCACGAAGGGAAATGTCCGGACATAGAGGAAAAAGAAGGCAGATTAACTCTTGGCGCTGTCGGTTATCATGAGGTCATTATCACCCGCGACCACGAAAAAACTCTCGCCGACATGTCCATTGAAGAAATTGTGCTGGTCCTTAAAGCGTACAAGGAAAGGTACCGTGTTTTGGCGAAAGACCCGTGCATGAAATTCATTTTGATTTTTCATAATCATGGCGAGGCGGCGGGCGCTTCTTTGGCTCATCCGCATTCACAGCTTGTGGGAATGCCTATCATAGACCCCGATGTGTCAAGCAGTTTGAAAGGATCGGCGGAATTTTTTAAGGAAAATAAAAAATGCGTGCATTGCGTGATGATTGAACAGGAGATGAAAGACGGGGAAAGAGTTTTAAGAAAAAACGACCACTTCATAACCGTTGTTCCTTTTGCCCCGAGAGTTTCTTACGAGACAAGGATTTATCCTTTGGAGCATGCGTCGCGTTTTGAAGATTTGGACAAAGACCTTTTTATTCCTTTGGCTGAGGCGCTTAAAGACGCGCTTACGCGGCTTAATAAAGCTCTCGGCAATCCCGATTATAATTTTTTCATACACACTTCTCCCGTGGGAAAAGAAGGCGATTACGGGCATTATCATTGGCATATTGAAATTCTTCCGCGCGGATTCAAGTGGGCGGGTCTTGAGCTTGGAAGCGGGGTGGAAGTTGTCGCGGTCTCTCCGGAAATCGCGGCTGACCACCTGAAAGAAGTTTTGCAATAA
- a CDS encoding glycosyltransferase family 2 protein, whose protein sequence is MENNTKNVHLSVVIPAYNEEKRVGDTIMDISKYLIRQDYSWEIVVVNDGSKDGTARAVSELLPTIHNLRLIDNKKNQGKGGVVKQGMLEAEGDYRLFVDADNAIKIDHIEKFWPYAKDYDVVIGSIEIEGAKKVESYTGFSNVYRNIFGKLSKYLVRAVAIWEIHDTQRAFKLFSAKAAETIFPKQTITRWGFDMEVLIIAKKQGFKIKELPVAWLNPPGKVNFASYLKTLLELFQIKINAITGKYSK, encoded by the coding sequence ATGGAAAATAATACAAAAAATGTTCATCTTTCGGTAGTGATACCGGCGTACAACGAAGAAAAGCGCGTTGGCGACACCATAATGGATATAAGCAAGTATTTGATAAGGCAGGATTATTCATGGGAGATTGTCGTTGTAAATGACGGTTCAAAAGACGGCACTGCCAGGGCGGTTTCGGAATTGCTTCCGACTATTCACAACCTTCGCCTTATAGACAACAAAAAGAACCAAGGCAAGGGCGGGGTCGTAAAACAGGGAATGCTTGAAGCGGAAGGCGATTACCGGCTTTTTGTGGACGCGGATAACGCCATAAAAATAGACCATATTGAAAAATTCTGGCCATACGCGAAAGATTACGATGTGGTTATCGGTTCAATAGAAATAGAAGGGGCCAAAAAAGTCGAATCTTATACCGGGTTCAGCAATGTTTACAGAAATATTTTTGGAAAACTTTCAAAGTATCTTGTCCGCGCCGTGGCGATTTGGGAAATACATGACACTCAGCGCGCTTTCAAACTTTTCTCGGCAAAAGCCGCGGAGACGATTTTCCCCAAACAAACCATCACCCGCTGGGGCTTTGATATGGAAGTTTTAATTATCGCCAAAAAACAGGGATTTAAAATAAAAGAGCTTCCTGTGGCGTGGCTTAATCCTCCGGGAAAAGTGAATTTCGCCAGTTATCTTAAAACTCTTCTGGAACTTTTTCAGATAAAAATTAACGCGATAACGGGAAAATATTCCAAATAG
- the ruvX gene encoding Holliday junction resolvase RuvX produces MRYLGVDFGTKKIGLAFSDEAGKFAFPFSVIHAGKNAFKEIKKICGEKSIFKIILGKPGGYKGDAAEIIEKAEKFKKGLEENTGLSVIFESEVLSTQQAKRIQGKGAKIDASAAAIILQSFLDKSKN; encoded by the coding sequence ATGCGATATCTTGGCGTTGATTTTGGCACTAAAAAAATAGGCTTGGCTTTTTCCGATGAAGCCGGCAAATTCGCGTTTCCTTTTTCGGTTATTCACGCCGGAAAAAACGCTTTTAAGGAGATAAAAAAAATTTGCGGTGAAAAAAGTATATTTAAAATAATCTTGGGAAAACCCGGCGGATACAAGGGTGACGCGGCGGAAATTATTGAAAAAGCGGAAAAATTTAAAAAAGGATTGGAAGAAAACACCGGGCTTTCCGTGATTTTTGAAAGCGAGGTTTTGAGCACTCAGCAGGCGAAGCGAATCCAGGGCAAAGGCGCGAAAATTGACGCATCTGCCGCGGCTATCATTTTGCAGAGCTTTTTGGATAAGAGCAAAAATTAG
- the map gene encoding type I methionyl aminopeptidase, giving the protein MTTQKTPEEIKILEEGGKILAAVLNEVASKAVPGISAKELDEFAYKLIEKFGGKPSFLKYKPRGCRSAYPASLCVSVNEEVVHGIPTAEKILKDGDIAGLDLGLEYKGLFTDMALTVGVGKISEEAEKIINTAKEALFRGIDVLKEGARLGDYGFVVKDFAKKNGFSVVENLVGHGVGYAVHEDPDIPNWGEKKRGLMIKSGMVLALEPMLCLGSPEVVLAKDEWTWKTKDGLISSHFEHTVAVDKDGVKILTQV; this is encoded by the coding sequence ATGACTACTCAAAAGACACCCGAAGAAATAAAAATACTTGAGGAAGGCGGCAAGATTCTTGCCGCTGTTTTAAATGAAGTCGCCTCAAAAGCCGTTCCCGGAATTTCGGCTAAAGAATTGGACGAATTTGCTTATAAGCTGATTGAAAAATTCGGAGGAAAACCGTCTTTCTTAAAATATAAGCCGAGAGGATGCCGTTCCGCTTACCCCGCTTCGCTCTGTGTTTCCGTAAACGAAGAAGTGGTTCATGGAATACCGACGGCGGAAAAAATTTTAAAAGACGGCGATATCGCCGGATTGGATTTGGGTTTGGAATATAAAGGGCTTTTTACCGATATGGCTTTGACTGTTGGAGTTGGAAAGATATCCGAAGAAGCGGAAAAAATTATAAATACCGCCAAGGAAGCTCTTTTCAGGGGCATAGACGTTTTGAAAGAGGGCGCGAGGCTTGGGGATTATGGTTTTGTTGTTAAAGATTTTGCCAAAAAAAACGGATTTAGCGTTGTCGAAAACTTGGTCGGGCACGGAGTCGGATATGCCGTGCACGAAGATCCGGATATTCCGAATTGGGGAGAAAAAAAGAGAGGTTTAATGATTAAATCAGGCATGGTTTTGGCTTTGGAGCCGATGCTTTGTCTTGGTTCGCCTGAAGTTGTTTTGGCAAAAGACGAATGGACATGGAAAACAAAAGACGGTTTGATTTCTTCCCATTTTGAGCATACTGTGGCTGTGGACAAAGACGGGGTTAAGATATTGACACAAGTTTAG
- a CDS encoding nucleoside monophosphate kinase encodes MDLQKKQAILVIGAPASGKGTQAELLAKKAGYYHFITSKEGKDYLAANKSDPETAKQEELYKSGKLFDPEWIFSVVKKRVNQIFEGGEKGIVFDGSPRTLFEAQNLLVFLSSLIGSENIKVIEVAVPEEELKRRTGERLVCDKNASHVFSTRLSDAKEGQKCPECEGVLRRRDLDSVFETRIENYRARTLPALEYLRKHGIVIAIDGERPVEEIHRDIVSRLGV; translated from the coding sequence ATGGATTTACAAAAAAAACAGGCAATTTTAGTAATAGGCGCGCCGGCTTCGGGAAAGGGCACGCAGGCTGAACTTTTGGCGAAAAAGGCGGGATACTATCATTTCATAACAAGCAAAGAAGGGAAAGATTATCTTGCCGCCAATAAATCCGACCCGGAAACAGCGAAGCAGGAAGAACTTTATAAATCGGGAAAACTTTTCGATCCGGAATGGATATTCAGTGTTGTTAAAAAAAGAGTGAATCAAATTTTTGAAGGAGGAGAAAAAGGAATCGTCTTTGACGGTTCTCCGAGGACTCTTTTTGAAGCGCAGAATCTTTTGGTGTTTTTGTCGTCTTTGATAGGAAGCGAAAACATAAAAGTCATCGAGGTGGCGGTACCCGAAGAAGAATTAAAAAGGAGAACGGGAGAGCGGCTTGTCTGCGATAAAAACGCGAGCCATGTTTTCAGCACTCGTCTTAGTGATGCCAAAGAAGGGCAGAAGTGCCCGGAATGCGAAGGTGTTTTAAGACGTCGGGACCTTGATTCTGTTTTTGAAACAAGGATTGAAAATTACAGAGCCAGGACATTGCCCGCCTTGGAATACCTCAGGAAACACGGCATTGTGATTGCCATAGACGGCGAACGTCCGGTGGAAGAGATTCATCGCGATATCGTTTCGCGGTTGGGTGTGTAA
- the secY gene encoding preprotein translocase subunit SecY: protein MSDFWQKIKLIFTDSSLRRKIFFILLILAVFRLVAAIPIPGVDMERLAAFLKGNQFFGLLNIFSGGGLSNLSLAMLGVGPYITATIIMQLLTMIFPRLKEIYHEEGEEGKRKFNQISRYLTVPLAFLQGFALLTVLQKQGILDGLTLFDRIVNVVLITAGALFLMWLGELISDFGIGNGVSLMIFAGIVASIPSSIQQAFLGFDATKAPVYLGFLVAAVLIIAGVVIVTEGQRPIPISYAKRVRGMKVYGGMSTYLPLRVNQAGVIPIIFALSILLFPQMITGVLSGVSGPTLQNVLKFVNDFFNNQWVYASFYFVLVFLFTYFYTAVTFDPDAISKNLQKSGAFIPGIRPGRPTSEFLAKILTRITLVGAVFLGIIAVLPLGMRAITGMVSLTIGGTALLIVVSVVLDTIKQMDAQITMREYEE from the coding sequence ATGTCGGACTTTTGGCAGAAAATAAAATTGATTTTTACCGATTCAAGCTTGCGCAGGAAGATTTTTTTCATTCTTCTGATTCTGGCGGTATTCAGGCTTGTTGCGGCTATCCCCATCCCCGGCGTGGACATGGAACGGCTCGCCGCTTTTTTGAAAGGCAACCAGTTTTTCGGATTGCTTAATATTTTTTCAGGAGGCGGTTTGTCCAATCTGTCTTTGGCAATGCTCGGAGTCGGCCCTTATATTACGGCGACAATTATAATGCAGCTTCTTACGATGATATTTCCCCGTCTTAAGGAAATTTATCACGAGGAAGGAGAAGAAGGAAAAAGGAAATTTAATCAGATCTCGCGGTATCTGACGGTGCCTTTGGCTTTTTTGCAGGGCTTCGCCCTGCTTACCGTTTTGCAGAAGCAGGGAATTCTTGACGGTCTTACTTTGTTTGACCGCATCGTGAACGTAGTTCTTATCACTGCCGGAGCGTTGTTTTTGATGTGGCTCGGCGAACTTATATCGGATTTCGGAATTGGAAACGGAGTTTCCTTGATGATTTTTGCCGGTATCGTTGCCAGTATTCCTTCCAGTATTCAGCAGGCGTTCTTGGGTTTTGACGCCACTAAAGCGCCTGTTTATCTGGGCTTTCTTGTTGCCGCGGTGCTCATTATCGCCGGCGTTGTTATTGTTACCGAAGGCCAGCGTCCAATACCCATTTCTTACGCGAAAAGGGTCAGAGGGATGAAAGTTTATGGAGGAATGTCCACGTATCTTCCTTTGCGCGTCAATCAGGCAGGGGTTATTCCCATAATTTTCGCGCTTTCAATATTGCTTTTTCCCCAGATGATAACGGGCGTATTGTCCGGCGTTTCCGGTCCCACTTTGCAGAATGTTCTAAAATTTGTAAATGATTTTTTCAATAACCAATGGGTTTACGCTTCTTTTTACTTTGTTTTGGTTTTCCTTTTTACTTATTTTTACACCGCGGTGACTTTTGACCCGGATGCCATTTCCAAAAATTTGCAAAAAAGCGGGGCCTTTATACCGGGCATAAGGCCGGGGAGACCTACATCGGAGTTTTTGGCTAAAATTCTTACGCGCATCACCTTGGTTGGCGCCGTATTTTTGGGCATTATAGCCGTTCTTCCTTTGGGAATGCGCGCGATTACGGGGATGGTAAGCCTTACCATCGGCGGCACCGCGCTTCTCATCGTGGTATCCGTTGTCTTGGATACCATAAAACAAATGGACGCTCAGATTACAATGAGGGAGTACGAAGAATAA
- the rplO gene encoding 50S ribosomal protein L15, whose amino-acid sequence MQIHELKPKIKVKKKKRVGRGGKRGTYSGKGSKGQKSRAGRRIRPQIRDIIKRLPKKRGYRFNSFKKEIATVNIGDIDKKFNAGEKITPETLLEKKLIKRISKKLPQVKILGNGKIAKKFVFEGCLFSKEAEEKIKSVK is encoded by the coding sequence ATGCAAATTCACGAATTAAAACCGAAAATAAAAGTAAAGAAAAAGAAACGCGTTGGCAGGGGAGGAAAACGCGGAACCTATTCGGGTAAAGGCTCGAAAGGCCAGAAATCGCGCGCCGGCAGAAGAATAAGGCCGCAGATAAGAGACATAATAAAAAGATTGCCGAAAAAACGCGGATATAGATTCAATTCTTTTAAGAAAGAAATTGCCACCGTGAATATCGGCGATATAGATAAAAAATTCAATGCGGGAGAAAAAATCACTCCGGAAACTCTTTTGGAAAAGAAATTGATAAAAAGGATTTCGAAAAAATTGCCTCAGGTTAAGATTTTAGGAAACGGGAAAATTGCCAAGAAATTCGTTTTTGAAGGCTGCCTGTTTTCCAAAGAGGCCGAGGAAAAAATAAAATCAGTGAAATAA
- the rpsE gene encoding 30S ribosomal protein S5 — protein sequence MRGGRNFKSNERSEFDHKVIDIRRVARVVAGGRRFNFRVAVVVGNKKGDVGIGLGKAADTSKAIEKAVRQAKKNRVKITLTKNFSIPHEIQAKSAKAVVFIRPAKPGRGLVAGSSVRTVLDLAGVKDVVSKIFSRSKNKLNIARAAVKALSELKQKTAVSSKKDKKEEKEKKPEDKKEENK from the coding sequence ATGAGAGGAGGAAGAAATTTCAAAAGCAACGAACGTTCGGAATTTGACCACAAAGTCATAGATATTAGGCGTGTCGCCAGGGTGGTTGCGGGAGGAAGAAGATTTAATTTTCGCGTTGCCGTTGTCGTTGGAAATAAAAAAGGAGATGTCGGTATCGGACTCGGCAAGGCCGCGGATACCTCCAAGGCCATAGAAAAGGCAGTGCGCCAGGCGAAAAAGAACCGTGTTAAAATAACATTGACCAAAAATTTTTCAATACCGCACGAGATACAGGCGAAATCCGCCAAGGCTGTTGTTTTTATCCGTCCGGCAAAACCGGGAAGAGGTCTTGTCGCCGGAAGCAGCGTCCGGACTGTTTTAGACCTTGCCGGGGTAAAAGACGTTGTTTCAAAAATATTTTCAAGAAGCAAAAACAAGTTGAATATCGCGCGCGCGGCGGTTAAAGCGCTCTCCGAGCTTAAACAGAAGACAGCCGTTTCTTCGAAAAAAGACAAAAAAGAAGAGAAAGAGAAAAAACCGGAAGACAAGAAAGAAGAAAACAAATAA
- the rplR gene encoding 50S ribosomal protein L18, which yields MEKNKIKTEKREFRKKRIRAKISGSAVRPRVSVFRSNKHLVLQLVDDVSGKSLLQMTDAAAKGAKKQKLDKKSSSRELGKKFAEAAGKKGIKKVVFDRGGYLFHGRVKEAAEGLREGGLDF from the coding sequence ATGGAAAAAAACAAGATTAAAACCGAAAAGAGGGAATTCAGAAAAAAAAGAATAAGGGCGAAAATTTCCGGCTCTGCCGTTCGTCCGCGAGTTTCCGTTTTCAGATCAAATAAGCATCTGGTTTTGCAGCTTGTAGACGATGTCTCCGGGAAAAGCCTTCTTCAGATGACAGATGCCGCCGCAAAAGGAGCCAAAAAACAAAAATTGGACAAAAAATCTTCAAGCAGGGAACTTGGCAAAAAATTCGCCGAGGCTGCAGGGAAGAAGGGAATCAAAAAAGTCGTTTTTGACAGAGGAGGCTATCTTTTTCACGGCCGCGTCAAGGAGGCCGCGGAAGGGCTTAGAGAAGGAGGTTTGGATTTTTAA
- the rplF gene encoding 50S ribosomal protein L6, translating to MSRLGKKPILIPDNVEVRIEKGEVFVKGPLGEIQRKFGNAISMKIEDKSVMLEPVKLNSSTNALWGTYASHVKNMIDGVSKGFSKELIIEGIGYRVQAEGTGLVFNIGFSHPVKMEIPKGISVKLEKNKMLISGIDKEIVGQTAATIRALKKPEPYKGKGIRYIDEVVRRKSGKKTGTTA from the coding sequence ATGAGCCGATTAGGTAAAAAACCAATATTGATTCCGGATAATGTTGAAGTAAGAATTGAAAAAGGGGAAGTCTTTGTCAAAGGTCCTTTGGGTGAAATCCAGAGAAAATTTGGCAATGCTATATCCATGAAGATTGAAGACAAGTCGGTAATGCTTGAACCGGTAAAATTAAATTCTTCAACGAACGCTCTTTGGGGCACTTACGCGTCGCATGTAAAAAATATGATTGACGGAGTTTCAAAGGGATTTTCAAAAGAACTTATAATAGAAGGCATAGGATATCGCGTTCAGGCGGAAGGAACAGGACTTGTTTTTAATATTGGTTTTTCTCATCCCGTAAAAATGGAAATTCCGAAAGGTATTTCAGTGAAGCTGGAAAAAAACAAAATGCTTATTTCGGGGATAGATAAAGAAATTGTCGGACAAACCGCCGCCACCATAAGGGCTTTGAAAAAGCCGGAACCGTACAAAGGCAAAGGAATAAGGTATATCGATGAAGTTGTCAGAAGAAAATCCGGTAAAAAGACCGGAACAACGGCTTAA